The Astyanax mexicanus isolate ESR-SI-001 chromosome 7, AstMex3_surface, whole genome shotgun sequence genome has a window encoding:
- the zgc:110319 gene encoding NFU1 iron-sulfur cluster scaffold homolog, mitochondrial, with product MAAAAGVRWTLLRLFRPQWTVPPGRFSVNDRIQCYSSWLSQKNRTQLHQSVYKLVRVRYLSILTQDTPNPRSLKFIPGKPVLGTGTLDFPTSSAADCSSLARNLFEVEGVKSVFLGPDFITLTKTDDDVEWADIKRNAVEVITTFFESGEPVTTGVTHPENSVSEEDDDIVSMIKELLDTRIRPTVQEDGGDVIFKGFADGTVKLKLVGSCTGCPSSTVTLKNGIQNMLQFYIPEVDDVEQVEDEVDEINMKVFSELEQKLKDS from the exons ATGGCGGCGGCGGCGGGTGTGAGATGGACTCTGCTGCGGCTCTTTAGGCCTCAGTGGACTGTTCCTCCCGGCAG GTTTTCAGTGAATGACAGAATTCAGTGCTATTCTTCATGGTTATCCCAAAAGAACAGAACACAACTACATCAGTCTGTGTACAAACTAGTTAGAG TTCGATATCTGTCAATTTTGACACAAGATACACCAAACCCCAGGAGTCTAAAATTTATCCCCGGGAAGCCTGTACTCGGGACAGGAACTCTAGATTTCCCAACGTCAAGTGCTGCAGACTGTTCCTCTCTAGCAAG GAATCTGTTTGAGGTTGAAGGGGTGAAAAGTGTGTTTTTAGGCCCAGATTTTATCACACTGACCAAG ACAGATGATGACGTGGAGTGGGCAGACATTAAACGCAATGCAGTTGAGGTCATCACTACGTTTTTTGAGAGTGGAGAACCTGTCACCACAGGTGTAACACATCCTGAGAACA gtgtttcagAAGAGGATGATGATATCGTCTCCATGATTAAGGAGCTTTTAGACACTCGAATCAG GCCCACTGTACAGGAGGATGGAGGTGATGTCATCTTTAAGGGCTTTGCAGATGGTACTGTGAAGTTGAAGCTGGTTGGCTCTTGCACGGGATGTCCCAGTTCAACAGTTACTTTGAAAAACGGTATTCAGAACATGCTGCAATTCTACATACCAGAGGTGGACGATGTGGAACAA GTGGAAGATGAAGTGGATGAAATCAACATGAAAGTGTTTTCAGAACTGGAGCAGAAATTGAAAGACTCCTAG